From the genome of Nicotiana sylvestris chromosome 2, ASM39365v2, whole genome shotgun sequence, one region includes:
- the LOC104237085 gene encoding protein DOG1-like 1: MTSLNVSDQEAQHLCFQEWMKLQEQDLLELLHAHHHSSSSSSASTSRTSANSDCHLKQLIAKSIKHFQDYIDNRRHFARNDVSAYLAPTWCTTLESSMIWISGCHPSSFIRLIYALSGRELESHLSNYLQGKRYGDLSELSTIQLKSIDELHMKTIRQENRLSKMLTSLQEEIADQPIAIIANEVGNFAEICGEAEEALDKHAKCLRHVIEEADKLRMETFKELAMNILSPFQALEFLVASKKLHLCVNAWGKKRDLQHGRNRGTVEGNIYPTLS, translated from the coding sequence ATGACTTCCCTCAATGTAAGTGATCAAGAAGCTCAACACTTATGCTTTCAAGAATGGATGAAGCTCCAAGAACAAGACCTCTTGGAGCTCCTCCATGCCCACCAccattcctcctcctcctcctccgccAGCACCTCTCGCACTAGCGCTAACAGCGACTGCCACCTAAAACAACTCATTGCAAAATCCATCAAACACTTCCAAGACTACATTGACAACCGCAGACATTTTGCACGTAACGATGTCAGTGCTTACCTTGCTCCCACTTGGTGCACCACTTTAGAAAGCTCCATGATCTGGATCTCCGGGTGCCATCCGTCCAGTTTCATTCGGCTCATTTATGCGCTTAGTGGCAGAGAACTTGAATCCCATCTCTCTAACTATCTCCAAGGTAAGAGATATGGAGACCTCAGTGAGCTCTCGACCATACAGCTGAAATCAATCGACGAGTTACATATGAAGACGATAAGGCAAGAAAACCGGTTGTCAAAGATGCTCACCAGCTTGCAGGAGGAGATAGCTGATCAGCCAATTGCCATTATCGCCAATGAAGTGGGAAATTTTGCTGAAATATGTGGTGAAGCAGAGGAGGCCCTTGATAAACATGCCAAGTGTTTAAGGCACGTAATAGAAGAAGCTGATAAGCTAAGGATGGAGACTTTCAAGGAGCTGGCGATGAACATATTGAGTCCATTTCAAGCTCTTGAATTTCTGGTAGCTAGCAAGAAGCTCCATCTTTGTGTCAATGCTTGGGGCAAAAAAAGAGATCTTCAGCATGGGAGGAACAGAGGAACAGTAGAGGGAAACATCTATCCAACTTTATCTTGA